From Brochothrix thermosphacta DSM 20171 = FSL F6-1036, a single genomic window includes:
- the glmS gene encoding glutamine--fructose-6-phosphate transaminase (isomerizing) — protein sequence MCGIVGYIGKLNAKNILLDGLEKLEYRGYDSAGIALVADDQTVITTKTKGRIADLRQAVANDATGTCGIGHTRWATHGVPNEENAHPHQSQSGRFTIVHNGVIDNYRQLEEQYLNGVTLQSDTDTEIVVQLMDKFAEKGLSTEQIFRNVLDVLDGSFAFGLIDSERPGELFFAKNKSPLLIGVAAECNMLASDAMAVIKETDQFVEINDGEYGILTAERYQLFSGTTNEAIERAPFTASIDADDVEKGMYPHYMMKEIDEQPGVIRRIVQKYQDETGAFTIAEDLQAAVINADRLYIVACGTSYHAGLIGRKLIEEKAGIPVEVVVASEFGYDMPLLSEKPAFLFISQSGETADSRQVLVKVKALGHPAITLTNVPGSTLSREADYTLLLHAGPEIAVASTKAYTAQVAVLSILAETLGKAQDIVQVHDMAHELGIVANAMQTIIDEKEQIQQMVLDYVATTRNAFFLGRGVDYFVSLEAALKLKEISYIQAEGFSSGELKHGTIALIEDDTPVIALVTQPHTQLQIRSNCSEVQSRGAKVAIVVTEELAQTGDTFVIPNTALELTPLVSVVFTQLFAYYAALSRGCDVDKPRNLAKSVTVE from the coding sequence ATGTGTGGAATTGTTGGTTATATTGGAAAGTTAAATGCAAAAAATATTTTGTTGGATGGTTTAGAAAAATTGGAATATCGTGGTTATGATTCAGCGGGGATTGCCCTTGTAGCTGATGATCAAACAGTTATTACGACTAAGACTAAGGGACGTATCGCTGATTTACGTCAAGCCGTAGCTAATGACGCTACTGGTACTTGTGGAATTGGACATACACGTTGGGCGACACATGGTGTGCCAAATGAAGAAAATGCGCATCCACATCAATCACAATCAGGTCGTTTTACGATTGTTCATAACGGTGTTATTGATAATTACCGTCAGTTAGAAGAACAGTATTTAAACGGGGTTACATTACAAAGCGATACAGATACAGAGATTGTTGTGCAATTAATGGATAAATTTGCTGAAAAAGGTTTATCAACAGAACAAATTTTCCGTAATGTGTTAGATGTTTTGGATGGTTCATTTGCGTTTGGTTTAATTGATAGTGAACGTCCAGGAGAACTTTTTTTCGCTAAAAATAAAAGTCCATTGCTAATCGGTGTAGCTGCTGAATGCAATATGCTCGCAAGTGATGCTATGGCTGTTATCAAAGAAACCGATCAATTTGTTGAAATTAATGATGGTGAATATGGTATTTTAACAGCAGAGAGATACCAACTTTTTAGTGGAACAACAAATGAAGCCATTGAACGTGCACCGTTTACAGCTTCAATTGATGCAGACGATGTTGAAAAAGGTATGTATCCGCATTATATGATGAAAGAAATCGATGAGCAACCAGGTGTTATTCGCCGTATTGTTCAAAAATATCAAGATGAAACAGGTGCGTTTACGATTGCAGAAGATTTACAAGCTGCTGTTATCAACGCTGACCGTTTATACATCGTAGCATGTGGAACAAGTTATCACGCAGGTTTAATTGGTCGTAAATTGATTGAAGAAAAAGCGGGCATTCCTGTAGAAGTGGTTGTGGCAAGTGAGTTTGGGTATGATATGCCTTTATTATCTGAAAAACCAGCATTTTTATTCATCTCGCAAAGTGGTGAAACAGCAGATAGCCGTCAAGTCCTTGTTAAAGTAAAAGCATTAGGACATCCCGCAATTACTTTAACAAATGTACCTGGCTCGACGTTATCACGTGAAGCAGACTATACATTGTTATTACATGCTGGACCTGAAATTGCTGTTGCATCAACTAAAGCATACACAGCTCAGGTAGCTGTATTAAGCATTCTGGCTGAAACTCTAGGCAAAGCTCAAGATATTGTTCAAGTGCATGATATGGCTCATGAATTAGGTATTGTAGCTAATGCTATGCAAACAATCATTGATGAGAAAGAGCAAATCCAACAAATGGTGTTAGATTATGTTGCAACAACACGTAACGCGTTTTTCTTAGGACGTGGCGTTGATTACTTTGTCTCTTTAGAAGCGGCATTGAAATTAAAAGAAATTTCTTATATTCAAGCAGAAGGCTTTTCAAGTGGTGAACTAAAACATGGTACAATCGCCTTGATTGAAGATGATACACCAGTGATTGCTTTGGTGACGCAACCTCATACACAATTACAAATTCGTAGTAACTGTTCGGAAGTACAATCTCGTGGCGCTAAAGTAGCGATTGTTGTGACGGAAGAATTGGCTCAAACTGGCGATACGTTTGTTATCCCAAACACTGCACTTGAATTAACACCACTTGTATCTGTTGTCTTTACGCAATTATTTGCTTATTACGCAGCGCTTTCACGCGGCTGTGATGTTGATAAACCACGTAACCTTGCAAAATCAGTGACAGTAGAATAG
- the deoB gene encoding phosphopentomutase, whose product MSEKFKRIHVVVMDSVGIGEAPDAAEFGDFDVDTLGHIAREKGGLTVPNLADLGLSNIKEIQSVPKAETALGYYTKMQETSAGKDTMTGHWEIMGLFIDTPFRVFENGFPDELIEKIEAFSGRKVIGNKPASGTEILEELGEEQLKTGALIVYTSADSVLQIAAHEEVIPLDELYRICEYCREITREDPYMLGRIIARPYLGTNAADFARTPNRHDYALKPFDKTVMDHVKDGGLDVVAIGKISDIFDGEGVTKAVRTQSNMDGMDKFVEVLKSDFHGMSFLNLVDFDAVYGHRRNPIGYGDALEEFDARLPEVFANMKEDDLLIITADHGNDPTYKGTDHTREYVPLLVYGKNLTGNGELALRETFADLGATVSDNFGVKMPAYGKSFLGDLN is encoded by the coding sequence ATGAGTGAAAAATTCAAACGTATACATGTAGTTGTAATGGATTCAGTCGGTATTGGAGAAGCACCAGATGCAGCTGAATTTGGTGATTTTGATGTTGATACACTTGGGCATATAGCTCGTGAAAAAGGCGGCTTAACTGTTCCTAACTTAGCAGATTTAGGTCTTTCGAATATTAAAGAAATACAAAGCGTTCCTAAAGCAGAAACAGCACTTGGTTATTATACAAAAATGCAAGAAACATCAGCAGGTAAAGATACAATGACAGGTCATTGGGAGATCATGGGGTTATTTATTGATACGCCTTTCCGTGTCTTTGAAAATGGTTTTCCTGATGAATTAATTGAAAAAATCGAAGCTTTCTCAGGTCGAAAAGTTATTGGTAATAAACCAGCCAGTGGGACAGAAATTCTAGAAGAACTTGGTGAAGAGCAATTGAAAACAGGTGCATTAATTGTTTATACATCAGCTGATTCAGTGTTGCAAATTGCTGCCCATGAAGAGGTTATTCCATTAGACGAATTGTACCGCATTTGTGAGTACTGTCGTGAAATCACACGTGAAGACCCGTATATGCTTGGACGTATTATTGCGCGTCCTTATCTAGGGACAAATGCAGCAGATTTTGCACGTACGCCAAATCGTCACGATTATGCGCTCAAACCATTTGATAAAACAGTTATGGATCATGTTAAAGATGGTGGTTTAGATGTTGTCGCTATTGGGAAAATTTCAGATATTTTTGATGGCGAAGGTGTAACGAAAGCAGTCCGCACACAATCAAACATGGATGGAATGGATAAGTTTGTTGAAGTGTTGAAATCTGATTTCCATGGTATGAGTTTCTTAAACTTAGTTGATTTTGATGCGGTATATGGCCACCGTCGTAATCCTATTGGTTATGGTGATGCATTGGAAGAATTTGATGCTCGTTTACCTGAGGTATTCGCCAACATGAAAGAGGATGATCTTTTGATTATCACTGCCGATCATGGGAATGATCCGACATACAAAGGCACAGACCATACACGTGAATATGTACCGTTATTGGTTTATGGGAAAAACTTAACAGGAAACGGTGAATTAGCATTAAGAGAAACATTTGCTGATTTGGGAGCGACAGTTTCTGATAATTTTGGTGTTAAAATGCCAGCATACGGAAAAAGCTTTTTAGGTGATTTAAACTAG
- a CDS encoding sugar O-acetyltransferase, with translation MLTEKQKMLAGKLHNSMDAELVFERTQARTKTRLYNATSEIDIQERKALLKQLLGTSDTNTYIEPNIRCDYGYNIHVGADFYANFDCVFLDVCVIRIGDNCMLAPGVHLYTATHPLDAQTRISGAEFGKEINIGNNVWIGGGAIINPGVTIGDNAVIASGSVVTKDVVANTLVGGNPAKKLKDIV, from the coding sequence ATGCTAACTGAGAAGCAAAAAATGTTAGCGGGCAAGCTGCACAATTCAATGGATGCAGAACTTGTCTTTGAACGAACACAAGCACGAACGAAAACACGATTATATAACGCTACATCGGAGATAGACATCCAAGAACGAAAAGCATTGTTAAAACAATTATTAGGAACATCAGATACAAATACTTATATTGAACCTAATATTCGTTGTGATTACGGGTATAATATCCATGTTGGTGCTGATTTTTATGCCAATTTTGATTGTGTTTTTTTAGATGTGTGTGTCATTCGTATCGGTGATAACTGCATGTTGGCGCCGGGGGTTCATCTCTACACAGCAACACACCCATTAGATGCACAGACAAGAATATCAGGTGCTGAATTTGGCAAAGAAATTAATATTGGCAACAATGTTTGGATTGGTGGCGGCGCTATTATTAATCCAGGTGTTACAATTGGAGATAATGCAGTCATTGCTTCAGGTTCTGTTGTAACCAAGGACGTTGTAGCTAATACACTTGTGGGTGGAAATCCTGCTAAAAAGTTAAAAGACATAGTATAA
- the glmM gene encoding phosphoglucosamine mutase has product MGKYFGTDGVRGVANQELTPELVFKLGRFGGYVLTQHSDTKHPRVLVGRDTRISGVLLEQALIAGLISVGCEVMRLGVISTPGVAYLTRVQDAAASIMISASHNPVQDNGIKFFGPDGFKLSDEAELEIEALLDQTEDTLPRPSDDGLGSVEDFYEGSAKYLQYLRSCASEEFTGVKVAIDMANGATSQLANRLFADLDADIFTMASTPDGLNINDGVGSTHPEALARFVVDNEADVGVAFDGDGDRIIAVDEKGNIVDGDQLMFIIGNYLSEKGLLKNNTVVSTVMSNLGFHRGLEEAGINDVMTQVGDRYVVAEMRKNNFNFGGEQSGHIVLLDHNTTGDGMLVAVKLVDILKQSGKKMSELAEQMDKYPQKLVNVRVTDKHHVTDNQTVAAVIAEVEALMGDKGRVLVRPSGTEPLVRVMVEAASEEDCENYCDKIVAVVQTEMGL; this is encoded by the coding sequence ATGGGTAAATATTTTGGAACAGATGGCGTACGAGGTGTAGCTAACCAAGAATTAACACCGGAGCTAGTTTTTAAATTAGGTCGTTTTGGAGGTTATGTATTAACGCAGCACTCAGATACAAAACATCCGCGCGTACTTGTAGGTCGTGATACAAGAATATCAGGTGTGTTGTTAGAACAGGCACTAATTGCCGGTCTTATTTCAGTTGGTTGTGAAGTAATGCGTCTTGGTGTTATCTCGACACCTGGTGTAGCTTATCTAACGCGCGTACAAGATGCTGCTGCAAGTATTATGATTTCTGCATCACATAATCCGGTACAGGATAATGGGATTAAATTTTTTGGACCTGATGGTTTCAAATTGAGTGATGAAGCTGAACTTGAAATTGAAGCGTTGCTTGATCAAACGGAGGATACTCTACCACGCCCGAGTGACGATGGTTTAGGATCAGTTGAAGACTTTTATGAAGGCTCAGCAAAATATCTACAATACCTACGTTCTTGTGCAAGTGAAGAGTTTACAGGTGTTAAGGTAGCTATCGATATGGCTAACGGTGCAACGAGTCAACTTGCTAACCGATTGTTTGCTGACTTAGATGCTGATATCTTCACAATGGCTTCTACACCAGATGGGTTAAACATTAATGATGGTGTTGGCTCGACACATCCAGAAGCTTTGGCACGTTTTGTCGTTGATAATGAAGCGGATGTTGGTGTAGCGTTTGATGGTGATGGTGACCGTATTATTGCAGTTGATGAAAAAGGTAATATTGTTGATGGTGACCAATTAATGTTTATCATTGGTAATTACTTATCTGAAAAAGGTTTGTTGAAAAACAACACAGTTGTCTCAACTGTCATGAGCAACCTTGGTTTCCATCGTGGCTTAGAAGAAGCTGGTATTAACGATGTAATGACTCAAGTCGGTGACCGTTACGTTGTTGCTGAAATGCGTAAGAATAATTTCAATTTTGGTGGCGAACAATCAGGTCATATCGTTTTATTAGATCATAATACAACAGGTGATGGTATGCTTGTAGCGGTCAAATTGGTAGATATTTTAAAACAATCGGGCAAAAAGATGTCAGAACTTGCTGAACAAATGGATAAATACCCGCAAAAGCTTGTAAACGTGCGTGTAACCGATAAACATCATGTCACTGATAACCAAACTGTTGCAGCTGTTATTGCTGAGGTAGAAGCTTTGATGGGCGATAAAGGCCGTGTCCTTGTTAGACCTTCAGGAACAGAACCGTTAGTACGTGTTATGGTTGAAGCGGCAAGTGAAGAAGATTGTGAAAATTACTGCGATAAAATTGTAGCAGTTGTACAAACAGAAATGGGTTTATAG
- a CDS encoding CdaR family protein, with translation MIDRILSSRWALRVLALVLTLVLYSVTTDSTASKTQESGLSLLGNDTEVITGVQVKVLNDSDGIVISGVPSEVTMEVKGSRNVIKAMEQQGDFSVVADLQNVSVGTQIVKLEPTNLPEGIEATVTPAEITVTIQEKITKEFNVEPEISPQLIATGYKSGTPTSDVDKIKVTGPRDTILNITAVKAKVTSEQPLNETTTIKTNLTVLDNNYNKITNVQLSKKSVEITVPISKSGKSIPISLIQKGEPKNNLTISSLTSNVSQVTLEGDEKELDKIKSLEVPVDVSDVSDVSGNIIKKVNIQVPDGIKLVSAPTINVTIRTGEKVNNVREETNEQNEEVIESSEKKATDTNTEAENNTTDEATTSDSETENKETNTSSETTE, from the coding sequence ATGATTGACCGCATACTATCGAGTCGTTGGGCATTAAGAGTGTTAGCATTGGTTTTAACGCTTGTACTCTACAGTGTGACAACAGATTCTACAGCAAGTAAAACACAAGAGAGTGGCCTGTCTTTGTTAGGCAATGATACAGAAGTCATTACTGGTGTTCAAGTTAAGGTATTAAATGATTCAGATGGTATCGTTATTTCTGGTGTGCCTTCAGAGGTAACAATGGAAGTTAAAGGTTCACGCAATGTAATTAAAGCGATGGAACAGCAAGGTGATTTTTCGGTTGTTGCTGATTTACAGAATGTATCTGTAGGTACACAGATAGTCAAACTGGAACCGACTAATTTACCAGAGGGTATCGAAGCGACTGTTACGCCTGCTGAAATTACTGTAACGATTCAAGAAAAAATCACCAAGGAATTTAATGTCGAACCTGAAATATCACCACAGCTTATTGCTACGGGCTATAAATCTGGAACGCCTACTTCAGATGTCGATAAAATCAAGGTGACTGGACCACGAGATACAATTTTAAATATTACAGCTGTAAAGGCTAAGGTTACATCTGAGCAACCGTTAAATGAGACAACAACGATTAAAACGAATTTAACAGTGCTTGATAATAACTATAATAAAATCACGAATGTTCAATTAAGTAAAAAGTCTGTTGAAATTACAGTACCGATTTCAAAATCAGGTAAAAGCATCCCGATTTCATTAATTCAAAAGGGAGAGCCAAAAAACAATCTGACTATTTCTAGTTTGACTTCTAATGTTTCACAAGTCACTTTAGAAGGTGATGAAAAAGAGCTCGATAAAATAAAATCGCTCGAAGTACCAGTTGATGTCAGTGATGTGAGTGATGTGAGTGGTAATATCATAAAAAAAGTTAACATACAGGTGCCTGATGGCATAAAGTTAGTTTCAGCACCAACAATTAATGTAACAATTCGTACAGGGGAAAAAGTAAACAATGTGAGAGAAGAAACAAATGAACAGAATGAAGAAGTAATTGAAAGTAGCGAAAAAAAAGCAACAGACACAAACACAGAGGCTGAAAATAACACAACTGATGAAGCAACAACGTCTGATAGTGAAACTGAAAATAAAGAAACTAATACATCCTCAGAAACAACGGAATAA
- the cdaA gene encoding diadenylate cyclase CdaA — translation MLLSHLPGIAGIIDILVVWFVIYKIILLVRGTKAVQLLKGILIIVIVKLLSSFFELKTIEWLVDQALTWGFLAFIIIFQPELRRALEQIGRGNIFGRKRNQAEKERMNLIESIEKAVSYMAKRRIGALISIERTTGLDDYIETGIPLDADISEQLLINIFIPNTPLHDGAVIIKDNKIAAAAGYLPLSESPLISKSLGTRHRAAMGISEVTDSLTVIVSEETGGISTTMNGKMQQELSLSDLRAYLEKTFEKQESKQTLWIFPKRGRKK, via the coding sequence ATGTTGCTATCACATTTACCGGGAATTGCGGGTATAATTGATATACTTGTCGTCTGGTTTGTGATTTACAAAATCATCTTACTTGTGCGTGGCACTAAAGCTGTGCAATTACTTAAAGGGATTTTAATTATTGTTATCGTTAAACTTTTGAGTAGTTTTTTCGAGTTAAAAACAATTGAATGGTTAGTAGATCAAGCACTTACTTGGGGATTTTTAGCGTTTATTATTATTTTCCAACCCGAACTGCGACGTGCATTAGAACAAATTGGTCGTGGAAATATTTTTGGACGTAAGAGAAACCAAGCTGAGAAAGAACGTATGAATTTGATTGAATCAATTGAAAAAGCTGTTTCGTATATGGCTAAGCGTCGTATTGGTGCATTGATTTCAATTGAGAGAACGACGGGGTTAGATGATTATATTGAAACGGGAATTCCTTTAGATGCTGATATTTCCGAACAATTACTCATCAATATTTTCATACCCAACACGCCTTTACATGATGGTGCCGTTATTATTAAGGATAATAAGATTGCAGCAGCAGCAGGTTATTTACCCTTATCAGAAAGTCCGTTGATTTCTAAATCGCTAGGAACACGTCACCGTGCTGCGATGGGGATTTCTGAAGTAACGGATTCATTGACAGTCATCGTATCAGAAGAAACGGGTGGCATCTCAACAACAATGAATGGAAAAATGCAACAAGAGTTAAGTTTAAGCGATTTACGAGCGTATCTTGAAAAAACGTTCGAAAAACAAGAGAGCAAACAAACCCTATGGATATTCCCAAAAAGGGGGCGTAAAAAATGA
- a CDS encoding SDR family oxidoreductase → MNVLVIGANGQIGQQLVANIAKKTKHTPFAMIRDEKQRGHLEALGAEIIIGDLLEDFSFAYNNMDAVIFTAGSGGKGGPELTKKIDQEAAIKAATIAQEKGIQRFILVSTIHSGESDKVPEALAYYMEAKGIADQAVLASDLAYTIVRPGTLTDDGATNKFATFTNEGNNAITRADVASFLTAILFKENTYRKILTIRNGELSLSDYLLNM, encoded by the coding sequence ATGAATGTCTTAGTTATTGGAGCAAATGGTCAAATTGGGCAACAATTAGTTGCTAACATTGCAAAAAAAACAAAACATACGCCCTTCGCAATGATTCGTGATGAAAAACAGCGAGGTCACTTAGAAGCATTAGGTGCTGAAATTATCATTGGTGATTTACTCGAAGATTTTAGTTTTGCCTACAACAATATGGATGCGGTTATTTTCACAGCAGGTAGTGGTGGCAAAGGCGGTCCTGAATTAACAAAAAAAATCGATCAAGAAGCCGCTATTAAAGCCGCCACCATTGCCCAAGAAAAAGGCATACAACGCTTTATACTTGTCAGCACTATCCACTCCGGTGAAAGTGATAAAGTGCCTGAAGCGCTCGCTTACTACATGGAAGCAAAAGGTATTGCTGATCAAGCTGTTCTTGCAAGTGATTTAGCCTACACCATAGTAAGACCCGGCACATTAACAGATGACGGTGCTACGAACAAGTTTGCGACTTTTACAAACGAGGGCAATAATGCAATTACTCGTGCTGACGTTGCGTCATTCCTTACAGCAATTCTGTTCAAGGAGAATACCTACCGTAAAATTTTAACGATTCGTAATGGTGAACTTTCCTTATCGGACTATTTATTGAACATGTAA
- a CDS encoding GNAT family N-acetyltransferase, with protein sequence MKNLTIRKIQKEDYPQLVAIENSVWTVENTPGIVHYNNTSEYMSRYPIGSNFVAVDENNHVLGVLQYENATPLPTSNKTLSLSIAVSQTAQNAGAGSALMNRVKDYAREHNYRKLTLRALGSNARALAFYQKHQFVIEGHLKDEFYIDGKFVDDYLLSYFL encoded by the coding sequence GTGAAAAATTTAACGATTCGAAAAATACAAAAAGAAGATTATCCACAATTAGTTGCAATTGAAAATAGTGTGTGGACTGTCGAAAACACCCCGGGGATTGTTCACTATAATAATACTTCTGAATATATGAGTCGTTACCCTATTGGATCAAATTTTGTCGCTGTCGACGAAAACAATCATGTTCTAGGTGTTTTACAATATGAAAACGCGACACCCTTACCCACAAGTAATAAAACACTGAGTTTAAGTATCGCCGTTTCTCAGACAGCTCAAAATGCTGGTGCTGGTTCCGCTTTAATGAACCGTGTAAAAGACTATGCACGTGAACATAATTATAGAAAGCTAACACTACGTGCTTTAGGATCAAATGCACGCGCATTAGCTTTTTATCAAAAACATCAATTTGTGATTGAAGGACATCTCAAAGATGAATTTTATATTGATGGAAAATTTGTTGATGATTATTTACTCAGTTATTTTCTGTGA
- a CDS encoding NAD(P)-dependent oxidoreductase, with protein MKYLPDYLTTQKAEFEEALPTVNGLLGAGIVMGAEELQKMPQLEVVSNITAGFDTLDWNAFDKAEVSITNAPDALTQTVADLAMGLLLAAARRITTVDRAIRANEWVKGPLDTATGLYGTDVYQKTIGIIGLGRIGTAVAQRAHAGFGMDVIYHTRSRHENAEVAYDAKHYPDLDGFLEAADFVVMLAPYSEETHHLMNEKTFSKMKDSAFFINVGRGKTVDETALYEALKTGVIAGAGLDVFEKEPINQNHPLLTLDNVVVTAHMGSATLATRNRMERDAVANLTAVLNGEEPQNRVL; from the coding sequence GTGAAATACTTACCAGATTATTTAACCACGCAAAAAGCAGAATTTGAAGAGGCTCTTCCAACTGTAAATGGTCTTTTAGGTGCAGGGATTGTAATGGGTGCAGAGGAATTACAAAAAATGCCTCAATTAGAAGTAGTAAGTAATATAACAGCTGGTTTTGATACGCTTGATTGGAATGCCTTTGATAAAGCAGAGGTGAGTATTACTAACGCGCCAGATGCACTAACTCAAACTGTGGCAGATTTAGCGATGGGCTTATTACTTGCAGCGGCACGTAGGATAACAACTGTTGATCGTGCTATAAGGGCTAATGAATGGGTAAAAGGCCCCCTCGATACAGCAACAGGCCTTTACGGAACAGATGTTTATCAGAAAACAATCGGTATTATTGGATTGGGGCGCATCGGCACAGCGGTGGCACAACGCGCTCATGCTGGGTTTGGAATGGATGTTATTTATCATACTAGATCTCGTCATGAAAATGCTGAAGTCGCATATGATGCCAAACATTACCCTGATTTAGATGGTTTTTTAGAGGCAGCTGACTTTGTTGTCATGCTTGCGCCATACAGTGAAGAAACACATCATTTAATGAATGAAAAAACTTTTTCGAAAATGAAAGATAGTGCTTTTTTCATTAATGTTGGTCGAGGTAAAACAGTGGATGAAACAGCGCTGTATGAGGCTTTAAAAACAGGTGTAATTGCCGGTGCGGGTCTTGACGTATTTGAGAAAGAACCGATCAATCAAAATCATCCGCTATTAACGTTGGATAATGTGGTCGTAACAGCTCATATGGGCTCAGCTACATTGGCAACGAGAAATCGAATGGAACGTGATGCAGTGGCTAACTTAACCGCAGTATTGAACGGTGAAGAACCTCAAAACCGAGTGTTGTAA
- a CDS encoding MATE family efflux transporter, protein MNKLDAMKDKNPLLVFAKYAIPSMFGMMLMAINVVMDGVFVGHALGATALAAVNIVIPVYSFYVAMSLWIGVGATTRYSQAMGEGDRKKAQTIFTQAVFLIVSISIVVSSTLGLLGDNLLSWLGANAEITPMASEYLHIFLLFGFVLTLENMLSLFVRNDGSPMLAMIVLIVTAVVNIGLNYYFLIVLKWGIMSAALGLIIAAAVGILVLLTHFVHKSNNLKFNFKFKGNWYLKSFFYIGFPSFLAEMGISVFTIAYNIAIVSAAGTMGAAAFSIVNYTHSIALLLFLGLSSATQPLISYYQGAKMYKEQKAIVKYGITSSVIIGLVIIVIGQVFTTQIISLFGSFTPELIALGTESIRIFFFAYLFMGTNFVLITFMQTSGHVNFAIFITAIREFVLVIIFLLVLTPLLGTVGVWLAVPIAEFIICILLSVYFIFIKRKDKLTAL, encoded by the coding sequence ATGAATAAATTAGATGCTATGAAAGATAAAAATCCATTGTTGGTATTTGCGAAATATGCGATACCTTCAATGTTCGGAATGATGCTGATGGCGATAAATGTCGTGATGGATGGTGTTTTTGTCGGTCATGCTTTAGGCGCAACTGCTTTAGCAGCAGTTAATATCGTTATTCCAGTGTACAGTTTTTATGTTGCAATGTCATTATGGATTGGTGTAGGAGCGACGACTCGATACTCACAAGCAATGGGTGAGGGTGATAGAAAAAAAGCACAGACAATTTTCACTCAAGCAGTGTTTTTAATTGTTAGTATATCAATAGTAGTGAGTTCAACTTTAGGATTATTAGGTGATAATTTATTATCATGGTTGGGTGCAAATGCAGAAATTACACCCATGGCATCAGAGTATTTACATATCTTTTTACTATTCGGATTTGTATTAACCTTAGAGAATATGTTGAGTTTATTCGTTAGAAACGATGGTTCTCCGATGTTAGCGATGATTGTATTAATTGTTACTGCTGTTGTTAATATTGGTTTGAATTACTATTTCTTGATTGTATTGAAGTGGGGCATTATGTCTGCGGCATTAGGTTTGATTATCGCTGCAGCAGTAGGTATCCTCGTATTACTTACCCATTTTGTGCACAAATCTAATAATTTGAAGTTTAATTTTAAATTTAAAGGCAATTGGTATTTAAAGAGTTTCTTTTATATCGGTTTCCCGAGTTTCTTAGCTGAAATGGGAATTTCAGTTTTCACGATTGCATATAACATTGCGATTGTAAGTGCAGCTGGAACGATGGGTGCGGCGGCATTTTCGATTGTGAATTACACACACAGTATCGCCTTATTACTATTCCTAGGTTTAAGTTCAGCAACACAACCACTTATTTCGTATTATCAAGGTGCGAAAATGTATAAGGAACAAAAAGCGATTGTGAAGTATGGGATTACGTCATCAGTGATCATTGGTCTTGTGATTATTGTTATAGGTCAAGTGTTCACGACACAGATTATCTCGTTATTTGGTTCATTTACGCCAGAATTAATTGCGTTAGGAACTGAGAGTATTCGTATATTCTTCTTCGCCTATTTATTTATGGGAACTAACTTTGTATTGATTACATTTATGCAAACAAGTGGCCATGTGAATTTTGCGATTTTTATTACGGCTATTCGAGAATTCGTGTTGGTTATTATATTCTTACTTGTTTTAACACCGTTATTAGGTACAGTAGGTGTTTGGTTAGCGGTACCAATTGCAGAGTTTATTATCTGTATTTTACTCAGTGTTTACTTTATATTTATCAAGCGCAAAGATAAATTAACGGCGTTATAA